In a single window of the Streptomyces sp. NBC_00353 genome:
- a CDS encoding uracil-DNA glycosylase produces MTDTDLLPESWRGVLGEELQKPYFKELTEFVEEERAKGPVYPPREQVFAALEATPYDKVKVLVLGQDPYHGEGQGHGLCFSVRPGVRTPPSLRNIYKEMKEELGLPVPDNGYLMPWAEQGVLLLNAVLTVRAGEANSHKGKGWEKVTDAVIRAVASRPDPAVFVLWGNYAQKKLPLIDEERHVVVKGAHPSPLSAKKFFGSRPFTQINDAVAAQGHQPIDWRIPDLA; encoded by the coding sequence GTGACCGACACCGACCTGCTGCCCGAGTCCTGGCGCGGCGTCCTCGGCGAAGAGCTGCAGAAGCCGTACTTCAAGGAGCTCACCGAGTTCGTCGAGGAGGAGCGGGCGAAGGGGCCGGTCTATCCGCCGCGCGAGCAGGTCTTCGCCGCGCTGGAAGCCACTCCGTACGACAAGGTGAAGGTTCTGGTACTCGGCCAGGACCCTTACCACGGCGAGGGGCAGGGGCACGGGCTGTGCTTCTCCGTGCGGCCCGGCGTCAGGACGCCGCCCTCCTTGCGGAACATCTACAAGGAGATGAAGGAGGAGCTCGGTCTGCCTGTTCCGGACAACGGGTATCTGATGCCGTGGGCCGAGCAGGGCGTCCTGCTGCTCAACGCCGTGCTGACGGTCCGCGCCGGCGAGGCCAACTCGCACAAGGGCAAGGGCTGGGAGAAGGTCACGGACGCGGTGATCCGCGCGGTGGCCTCGCGGCCCGATCCGGCGGTCTTCGTCCTCTGGGGCAACTACGCGCAGAAGAAGCTCCCGCTGATCGACGAAGAGCGCCATGTGGTGGTCAAGGGCGCGCACCCGTCGCCGCTGTCCGCGAAGAAGTTCTTCGGCTCCCGTCCGTTCACGCAGATCAACGACGCCGTTGCGGCACAGGGGCACCAGCCCATCGACTGGCGCATCCCCGACCTGGCCTGA
- a CDS encoding HipA family kinase has protein sequence MLTEVTATRYVTPLREGGSLPGIVEADDLGTYVMKFTGAGQGRKTLVAEVICGELGRRLGLRVPELVTIQLDPVIGLAEPDQEVQELLKASGGLNLGMDYLPGSIGFDPLAYQVDPAEAGKIVWFDALINNVDRSWRNPNMLVWHSDVWLIDHGATMIWHHNWPGAQASAAKPYNASDHVLAPFGPDIAAAAAELAPLVTEQLLTEVTAEVPDEWLVDEPGFDTTDALRRAYVEPLLARAATIHDRIAMDAPTKTKPSQAPGWLTEHLAPWPHPTKKDRAEKAGAEQTGSDLTGTAQSSKDGGR, from the coding sequence ATGCTCACAGAAGTCACCGCGACCCGCTACGTCACACCCCTACGGGAGGGCGGGTCCCTGCCCGGAATCGTCGAAGCCGACGATTTGGGCACCTACGTCATGAAGTTCACCGGCGCAGGGCAGGGCCGCAAGACCCTCGTCGCGGAGGTCATCTGCGGGGAGCTCGGCCGACGACTGGGACTGCGGGTCCCGGAACTCGTCACGATCCAGCTCGACCCGGTCATCGGGCTCGCGGAGCCGGACCAGGAGGTGCAGGAGCTGCTCAAGGCGAGCGGCGGGCTGAATCTCGGAATGGACTATCTGCCCGGTTCGATCGGGTTCGATCCGCTCGCCTACCAGGTGGACCCGGCAGAGGCCGGGAAGATCGTCTGGTTCGATGCGTTGATCAACAATGTCGACCGATCGTGGCGGAACCCGAACATGCTGGTCTGGCACAGCGATGTCTGGCTCATCGACCACGGCGCCACGATGATCTGGCACCACAACTGGCCGGGTGCACAGGCATCGGCCGCCAAGCCGTACAACGCCTCCGACCATGTTCTCGCGCCCTTCGGCCCGGACATCGCGGCCGCGGCCGCGGAGCTCGCCCCACTCGTCACCGAACAGCTGCTGACCGAGGTGACCGCCGAGGTGCCCGACGAGTGGCTGGTCGACGAGCCCGGCTTCGACACGACCGACGCGCTGCGCCGCGCCTATGTGGAGCCGCTGCTGGCACGCGCCGCCACCATTCATGATCGGATCGCGATGGACGCGCCCACGAAGACCAAGCCGTCCCAGGCGCCGGGGTGGCTCACCGAGCACCTGGCACCGTGGCCGCACCCCACCAAGAAGGATCGGGCCGAGAAGGCCGGGGCCGAGCAGACCGGGTCGGACCTGACCGGTACCGCGCAGAGCAGCAAGGACGGCGGCCGGTGA
- the fabG gene encoding 3-oxoacyl-ACP reductase FabG: MSTTEQRVAIVTGAARGIGAATAVRLAAEGRAVAVLDLDEAACKDTVEKITAAGGTALAVGCDVSDSAQVEAAVARVAAELGAPTILVNNAGVLRDNLLFKMSESDWDTVMNVHLKGAFLMAKAVQKHMVDAKFGRIVSLSSSSALGNRGQANYSAVKAGLQGFTKTLAKELGKFGITANAVAPGFIVTEMTAQTAARVGMGFEEFQAAAATQIPVQRVGRPEDIANAIAFFTGEEAGFVSGQVMYVAGGPLN; the protein is encoded by the coding sequence ATGTCCACCACCGAGCAGCGCGTCGCCATCGTGACGGGAGCGGCGCGGGGCATTGGCGCCGCCACCGCGGTACGCCTGGCGGCCGAGGGCCGCGCCGTCGCCGTACTCGACCTCGACGAGGCGGCCTGCAAGGACACCGTCGAGAAGATCACCGCCGCCGGGGGCACCGCCCTCGCCGTCGGCTGCGACGTGTCGGACAGCGCCCAGGTGGAGGCCGCCGTGGCGCGTGTCGCCGCCGAGCTCGGCGCCCCGACGATCCTCGTCAACAACGCGGGCGTGCTCCGCGACAACCTGCTCTTCAAGATGAGCGAGTCCGACTGGGACACCGTGATGAACGTGCACCTCAAGGGGGCGTTCCTGATGGCCAAGGCCGTCCAGAAGCACATGGTGGACGCCAAGTTCGGCCGTATCGTCTCGCTGTCCTCCTCCTCCGCGCTCGGCAACCGCGGCCAGGCCAACTACTCCGCGGTCAAGGCCGGTCTGCAGGGCTTCACCAAGACCCTCGCCAAGGAGCTCGGCAAGTTCGGCATCACCGCCAACGCTGTCGCGCCCGGCTTCATCGTCACCGAGATGACAGCGCAGACCGCGGCCCGGGTGGGCATGGGCTTCGAGGAGTTCCAGGCCGCCGCAGCCACTCAGATCCCCGTGCAGCGCGTCGGCCGCCCCGAGGACATCGCCAACGCCATCGCCTTCTTCACGGGCGAGGAGGCCGGCTTCGTCTCCGGTCAGGTCATGTACGTCGCCGGCGGACCGCTCAACTGA
- a CDS encoding IPT/TIG domain-containing protein produces MPTLTSLTPTQSHNGITLTLTGTSLSGTTKVNFGTKKINPASVSATTVTVAIPAQCGGQVNVSVTAGTTTSNSLSFFYIDPPAPTALSANTGPATATSLSVLGSGLLTATAVTFGAVGDGTGLTVVSDSELTVTCPAHDAFGGASFDTVDCTVTTAGGTSIPLGAPTQYTYYDVPTVTGLAPTSGLVGDDTTVTGANLVDVSIVTFTPTAGGAAVQADFSSFADTTLVATVPSGLAAGTYNVRATTPGGQTAIVAGDVYTVD; encoded by the coding sequence ATGCCAACTCTCACCTCGCTGACACCCACTCAGAGCCACAACGGGATCACCCTCACTCTGACCGGCACAAGCCTGTCGGGCACGACCAAGGTCAACTTCGGAACGAAGAAGATCAACCCCGCCTCCGTCAGCGCCACCACCGTCACTGTCGCCATCCCGGCGCAGTGCGGTGGCCAGGTCAACGTCAGCGTCACTGCGGGCACCACGACCAGCAACTCGCTCTCGTTCTTCTACATCGACCCCCCGGCGCCCACTGCTCTCAGTGCCAACACCGGGCCTGCGACCGCCACATCTCTGAGCGTCCTCGGCAGTGGCTTGCTGACCGCGACCGCGGTGACGTTCGGCGCCGTGGGCGACGGCACCGGGCTGACCGTCGTCTCGGACAGCGAGTTAACCGTCACCTGCCCCGCGCACGACGCCTTCGGCGGTGCCAGCTTCGACACGGTGGACTGCACCGTCACCACCGCCGGCGGTACCAGCATCCCGCTCGGCGCCCCCACCCAGTACACCTACTACGACGTCCCGACCGTCACCGGCCTGGCTCCCACATCAGGACTGGTCGGTGACGACACCACCGTCACCGGCGCGAATCTGGTGGACGTCAGCATCGTGACCTTCACCCCCACGGCCGGCGGTGCCGCGGTTCAGGCCGACTTCTCGAGCTTCGCCGACACCACCCTCGTCGCCACCGTCCCCTCGGGACTCGCGGCGGGCACGTACAACGTTCGGGCAACCACTCCCGGCGGCCAGACCGCGATCGTCGCCGGCGACGTCTACACCGTCGACTAG
- a CDS encoding SDR family oxidoreductase codes for MTVQDSGKVALITGASRGIGYGIAEALVARGDRVCITGRGEDALKEAVEKLGSDRVIGVAGKAHDEAHQAAAVERTMEAFGRVDFLVNNAGTNPVFGPMAELDLAVARKVYETNVISALGFAQQTWKAWQKENGGAIVNIASVAGVSPSPFIGAYGMSKAAMVNLTLQLAHEFAPVVRVNAIAPAVVKTRFASALYEGREAEAAAAYPLGRLGVPEDIGGAAAFLTSNQSDWITGQTLVVDGGIFLNAGVG; via the coding sequence ATGACTGTGCAGGACAGTGGGAAGGTCGCGCTGATCACGGGCGCGAGCCGGGGGATCGGGTACGGGATAGCCGAGGCGCTCGTCGCCCGCGGTGACCGGGTGTGCATCACCGGGCGCGGTGAGGACGCGCTCAAGGAGGCCGTCGAGAAGCTGGGCTCCGACCGGGTCATCGGCGTCGCCGGCAAGGCGCACGACGAGGCGCACCAGGCGGCGGCTGTCGAGCGCACCATGGAGGCGTTCGGCCGCGTCGACTTCCTGGTCAACAACGCCGGTACGAACCCGGTCTTCGGCCCGATGGCGGAACTCGACCTGGCTGTCGCCCGCAAGGTCTACGAGACCAATGTGATCTCGGCGCTCGGCTTCGCCCAGCAGACCTGGAAGGCCTGGCAGAAGGAGAACGGCGGGGCGATCGTCAATATCGCCTCGGTAGCCGGTGTCTCCCCCTCGCCGTTCATCGGCGCGTACGGCATGAGCAAGGCCGCCATGGTCAACCTGACCCTTCAGCTGGCGCACGAGTTCGCACCGGTCGTGCGGGTCAACGCCATCGCCCCCGCGGTCGTGAAGACCAGGTTCGCCTCGGCGCTGTACGAGGGCCGTGAGGCGGAGGCCGCCGCGGCCTATCCGCTCGGCCGGCTCGGTGTCCCCGAGGACATCGGTGGCGCCGCAGCGTTCCTCACGTCGAACCAGTCCGACTGGATCACGGGACAGACGCTGGTGGTCGACGGAGGTATCTTCCTGAACGCGGGAGTGGGCTGA
- a CDS encoding S9 family peptidase encodes MTTNEAAGTNSDGLPLQSARTRRFSLGVPRQFTVSPDGERVLFIRTTGGTDPVSRLWLYEDGAERMLADPAAVRREDGDGGEVPQEELSRRERAREMSSGVVSYATDAGVRIAAFALQGGLWVVRTDGTAPRRIATAGPVVDPRPSPDGALIAYVCGGALRLVRSDGTDDRPAATPEEPEHVTYGLSDHVSAESLGRQRGYWWSPSGDALLVARVDTSMVQRRYLSDPADPARPPRVIAYPAAGTANAEVSLHLVRVSGERVAVRLPAAAGPDHPGGTWTDPAFEYVATADWDMHGPVVSVQTRDQRSVYVLAVDPATGGTLPLHRAHDRAWVALRTGTPLRLPSGALVVPAQPGGDTQGLEIGGRTTPPGLEVREVVGAIGERVFFTASEEPTEIHVWSYAAGAPGNAPLRLTEVPGVHTVAVGGPTVVLDSRTPEGQTVAVLRDGARVGRIAVLAEAPVVTPRPLALKLGVRELRTSLYLPSWHQPGDGPLPVLLSPYAGHGLQLVLPVRSWWTAAAQWFAEQGFAVLVTDGRGTPGRGEAWEKSVRGDRLTAVLEDQIDALHAAAARHPQLDLGRVAMRGWSFGGYLAAAAVLRHPEVFHAAVAGAAPTDRRLYDTHWEERFLGHPDVEPETYERNSLLSEAHRLTRPLMLVHGCADDNVAVAHMLRFSAALLAAGRPHTVLPLSGTSHLVTQEETASNLLLLERDFLKKSLSH; translated from the coding sequence ATGACGACGAACGAAGCCGCCGGGACCAACTCCGACGGCCTGCCGCTCCAGTCCGCCCGTACCAGGCGCTTCTCGCTCGGAGTGCCCCGGCAGTTCACTGTCTCACCCGACGGCGAACGGGTGCTGTTCATAAGGACTACGGGCGGCACCGACCCGGTGAGCCGGTTGTGGCTGTACGAGGACGGCGCGGAGCGGATGCTCGCCGACCCGGCGGCTGTGCGGCGCGAGGACGGGGACGGCGGCGAGGTGCCTCAGGAGGAGCTGTCGCGCCGGGAGCGGGCCCGCGAGATGTCGTCGGGGGTGGTGTCGTACGCGACGGACGCTGGTGTCCGGATCGCTGCTTTCGCACTCCAGGGTGGGTTGTGGGTGGTGCGGACGGACGGCACCGCCCCGCGCCGGATCGCCACCGCCGGCCCGGTGGTCGATCCGCGGCCTTCGCCCGACGGCGCCTTGATCGCGTACGTCTGCGGGGGCGCGCTGCGGCTCGTACGGAGCGACGGGACGGACGACCGCCCGGCGGCCACCCCGGAGGAGCCGGAGCATGTCACGTACGGGCTCTCCGACCACGTGTCGGCCGAGTCGCTCGGACGACAGCGCGGCTATTGGTGGTCGCCGTCCGGCGATGCGCTGCTGGTGGCGCGCGTCGACACGTCCATGGTGCAGCGCAGGTACCTCAGCGATCCGGCCGATCCGGCGCGGCCGCCGCGCGTGATCGCATACCCGGCCGCCGGCACGGCGAACGCGGAGGTGTCGCTGCACCTCGTGCGGGTGTCGGGCGAACGGGTCGCGGTCCGGCTGCCCGCGGCGGCCGGACCGGACCACCCCGGGGGGACGTGGACGGACCCGGCGTTCGAGTACGTCGCGACGGCCGACTGGGACATGCACGGGCCCGTGGTCTCGGTGCAGACGCGCGACCAGCGTTCGGTGTACGTCCTGGCGGTGGATCCGGCCACGGGAGGGACCCTTCCCCTGCACCGCGCCCATGACCGCGCATGGGTCGCACTCCGGACTGGAACGCCGCTGCGCCTTCCGTCCGGGGCGCTCGTCGTTCCCGCGCAGCCGGGCGGCGACACCCAGGGGCTGGAAATCGGCGGCCGTACGACACCGCCGGGACTGGAGGTCCGTGAGGTCGTCGGCGCCATCGGCGAGCGGGTGTTCTTCACCGCGAGCGAGGAGCCGACCGAGATCCATGTCTGGTCGTACGCGGCCGGGGCGCCCGGGAACGCCCCCCTGCGCCTGACCGAGGTGCCCGGCGTGCACACGGTCGCGGTGGGCGGCCCCACGGTCGTGCTGGACAGCCGGACCCCGGAGGGACAGACGGTGGCCGTGCTGCGCGACGGCGCACGCGTGGGACGGATCGCGGTCCTCGCCGAAGCTCCCGTGGTCACCCCGCGGCCACTCGCGCTGAAGCTCGGGGTGCGGGAGCTCCGCACCAGCCTGTATCTGCCGTCGTGGCACCAACCGGGTGACGGCCCGCTGCCCGTCTTGCTCAGCCCCTACGCGGGCCACGGTCTGCAGCTGGTCCTGCCGGTGCGCAGCTGGTGGACCGCAGCCGCCCAGTGGTTCGCCGAGCAGGGGTTCGCGGTGCTGGTGACGGACGGTCGGGGCACTCCGGGGCGGGGCGAGGCCTGGGAGAAGTCGGTGCGGGGCGACCGGCTGACGGCTGTCCTGGAGGATCAGATCGACGCGCTGCACGCGGCGGCGGCACGGCACCCGCAGTTGGACCTGGGGCGGGTGGCGATGCGTGGATGGTCGTTCGGCGGCTATCTCGCAGCCGCGGCAGTGCTGCGTCACCCGGAGGTCTTCCACGCGGCCGTCGCGGGTGCGGCGCCGACCGACCGGCGGCTGTACGACACCCATTGGGAGGAACGGTTTCTCGGCCATCCGGATGTGGAGCCGGAGACGTACGAGCGCAATTCGCTGCTCTCCGAGGCGCATCGGCTGACGCGGCCGCTCATGCTGGTGCATGGATGTGCCGATGACAATGTCGCCGTCGCCCACATGCTGCGGTTCTCCGCAGCCCTGCTGGCCGCGGGGCGGCCGCACACCGTGCTGCCGCTCTCCGGAACGAGCCACCTGGTCACGCAGGAGGAGACGGCGAGCAACCTGTTGCTGCTGGAGCGGGACTTCCTCAAGAAGTCCCTGAGCCATTGA
- a CDS encoding DUF3037 domain-containing protein yields MSEREVFEYALLRVVPRVERGECFNAGVLVYCRAKSFVAARTYLDENKLKALDPHADVVGVRAALRAVEGVCDGGDAAGQAACDDAGRRFRWLIAPRSTVVQPSAVHSGLTTDPEAEVERLLDLLVR; encoded by the coding sequence GTGAGCGAGCGCGAGGTCTTCGAGTACGCGCTGCTGCGCGTCGTGCCCCGGGTCGAGCGCGGTGAGTGCTTCAACGCGGGTGTGCTGGTGTACTGCCGCGCCAAGTCATTCGTCGCCGCCCGTACGTATCTCGACGAGAACAAGCTGAAGGCCCTGGACCCGCATGCCGACGTGGTCGGCGTGCGGGCGGCGCTGCGGGCCGTCGAGGGCGTCTGCGACGGTGGCGACGCGGCAGGACAGGCTGCCTGTGACGATGCGGGCCGGCGCTTTCGCTGGCTGATCGCCCCGCGCTCCACGGTCGTTCAGCCGAGTGCCGTGCACAGCGGTCTCACCACGGATCCGGAGGCCGAGGTCGAGCGGCTGCTCGACCTGCTGGTGCGGTGA
- a CDS encoding TetR/AcrR family transcriptional regulator yields MATSTTRAPGTSRADLITDAALALLAERGMRGLTHRAVDERAGLPQGSTSNYARTRQALLEATVRRLAEREAQVLAPGELPMPGGEPDGRLQAEPTEGPDALVAGLALALHRYLTRHPELLICRYELALEATRRPELREFFDATGRQFREPLVALMTAAGSAEPERHALSLVAWCEGLMFSCAAGSYHRSVPTAAELRTGFSELLRGMLGTRGQ; encoded by the coding sequence ATGGCCACAAGCACCACACGCGCCCCCGGCACCTCCCGGGCCGACCTGATCACCGATGCCGCCCTGGCGCTGCTCGCCGAGCGGGGAATGCGGGGGCTCACCCATCGCGCCGTCGACGAGCGCGCCGGGCTCCCCCAGGGCTCGACGTCCAACTACGCACGCACCCGGCAGGCCCTGCTGGAAGCGACGGTGCGGCGACTGGCGGAGCGCGAGGCGCAGGTGCTCGCCCCGGGCGAACTCCCGATGCCGGGCGGCGAACCGGACGGCCGATTGCAGGCGGAACCCACCGAGGGCCCGGACGCGCTGGTCGCCGGTCTCGCACTGGCCCTGCACCGGTATCTGACCCGCCACCCGGAGCTGCTGATCTGCCGGTACGAACTCGCCCTGGAAGCCACCCGGCGGCCGGAGCTCCGGGAGTTCTTCGACGCGACGGGCCGCCAGTTCCGCGAACCCCTGGTGGCGCTGATGACGGCGGCCGGTTCGGCCGAACCGGAGCGGCATGCCCTGTCCCTGGTGGCCTGGTGCGAAGGGCTGATGTTCTCCTGCGCCGCAGGGTCGTACCACCGCTCCGTACCGACCGCGGCGGAGCTGCGCACCGGATTCAGCGAGCTGTTGCGCGGAATGCTGGGGACCCGCGGGCAATAA
- a CDS encoding DinB family protein gives MTTRERSEPAINAAERPMLEGWLDYHRDTLALKCAGLTDAQLREASVPPSELSLLGLVRHMAEVERGWFREVLAGEDVKPIYGTDEDRDGEFHLTEADTWEKDAAIWQAEIARAREIASNVGLDDLSVGLSRKGEQFNLRWIYTHMIEEYARHNGHADLVRERVDGSTGD, from the coding sequence ATGACGACGCGCGAACGCTCCGAACCCGCCATCAACGCCGCCGAACGCCCGATGCTTGAGGGCTGGCTCGACTATCACCGAGACACCCTTGCGCTGAAGTGTGCGGGCCTCACCGACGCCCAGCTGCGCGAGGCCTCCGTGCCGCCGTCGGAGCTCAGCCTGCTCGGGCTCGTACGGCACATGGCGGAGGTGGAGCGCGGCTGGTTCCGCGAGGTCCTGGCCGGTGAGGACGTGAAGCCGATCTACGGAACCGACGAGGACCGGGACGGCGAGTTCCATCTCACCGAGGCGGACACCTGGGAGAAGGACGCGGCCATCTGGCAGGCGGAGATCGCGCGGGCGCGGGAGATCGCCTCGAACGTCGGCCTCGACGACCTGTCGGTCGGCCTGAGCCGCAAGGGTGAGCAGTTCAATCTGCGGTGGATCTACACCCACATGATCGAGGAGTACGCGCGGCACAACGGCCACGCCGATCTGGTCCGGGAGCGGGTCGACGGCTCGACCGGCGACTGA
- a CDS encoding IPT/TIG domain-containing protein yields the protein MAPLVTSLDPNKGPIAGGTAVTINGSGFTGVTAVRFGTAPASFTVISTTQIIATSPAGFGTVNVTVVAAAGTSNGFAYSYVAIPALSSLTPGRGPTSGGNTVTLTGTNLSAATSVQFGTSPAVITGNSATQIIVTAPTAPAAPADVSVTTAGGVSNPLPYFYIPAPTISLLGPDKGPLSGGNTVTITGTNLTLTSTVRFGAVAATGVTVDSDSQVFANAPSGSGSVTVTVTTSGGTSTPRLGTVYYTYLAVPAVSSLNPSSGPALGGTTVTLTGSGLTYADEVRFGSVPVPFTAVSDTQIIAVAPGGAPGTVTVVVRTPAGTASGIPYQYVT from the coding sequence ATGGCCCCGCTAGTGACCAGTCTCGATCCCAACAAGGGACCGATCGCGGGAGGCACGGCGGTAACAATCAACGGCAGTGGTTTCACCGGGGTCACCGCCGTCAGGTTCGGAACCGCCCCGGCCTCGTTCACGGTGATCAGCACCACCCAGATCATCGCCACCTCGCCGGCGGGCTTCGGGACGGTGAACGTCACGGTCGTCGCGGCAGCGGGCACGAGCAACGGCTTCGCCTACTCCTATGTCGCGATTCCGGCGCTCAGCTCTCTGACGCCCGGCCGGGGACCGACCTCGGGGGGAAACACGGTCACCCTCACCGGTACCAACCTGTCAGCGGCCACTTCGGTGCAGTTCGGTACGAGCCCTGCCGTCATCACCGGCAACTCCGCCACCCAGATCATCGTCACCGCGCCGACGGCACCGGCCGCTCCCGCAGACGTCAGCGTCACCACGGCGGGCGGCGTCAGCAATCCATTGCCGTACTTCTACATCCCGGCCCCGACCATCAGCCTGCTCGGCCCCGACAAGGGCCCGCTCTCCGGTGGAAACACCGTCACCATCACAGGTACCAACCTGACTCTGACCAGCACGGTCCGCTTCGGGGCCGTTGCGGCCACCGGTGTCACTGTCGACTCCGACAGCCAGGTCTTCGCGAACGCGCCCAGCGGATCGGGCTCGGTGACCGTCACCGTCACCACGTCGGGCGGCACCAGCACGCCCCGGCTGGGCACCGTCTACTACACATACCTCGCGGTTCCGGCCGTCAGCAGCCTCAACCCCTCATCGGGCCCCGCCCTCGGCGGGACCACCGTCACCCTCACCGGCAGCGGGCTGACCTACGCCGACGAAGTGCGCTTCGGGAGTGTTCCGGTGCCGTTCACCGCCGTCTCCGACACGCAGATCATCGCTGTCGCCCCGGGAGGGGCGCCGGGCACAGTGACGGTGGTCGTGCGCACCCCGGCAGGCACGGCCTCGGGAATCCCGTACCAGTACGTCACCTGA
- a CDS encoding ABC transporter substrate-binding protein — MFYRARLQAAAALASLSLLAGCGLLSDSGSEADQKIVVGTTSEPSTLDPAAAWDNSWELMRNVFQTLVSFPTGSTSPEPDAAESCTFTDRTSTAYRCTVKKGLKFSNGDKLDAEAVKYSIDRILTIKVKGGPVGLLGSLDRVETVGDDKVVFHLNKPDATFPFVLATPAMSLVAPSDYPKDRVRTDGKVTGSGPYLLDTYVPGDRAELVKNQNYKGFANRKNNAVTIRYFKGSAPMVDALQKDEIDATYRGLTAEEVVKLEDNKDKNSKLQLIETVGADIRFLVFNPEDPAAGNPAVRRAIAQLVDRDALVAKVYQGTAEPLYSMVPKGIAGHTTSFFDSFGDPDQEKAKQILVKAGITEPVAMTFWFTTDRYGSSTAPEFDELKRQLEASGLFRVTLKSAPWKTFQAGFTKGDYPVFGRGWFPDFPDPDNFIAPFVGKDTVTGMPYVKNEITQHLLPQSRQESDRGAVSKEFERAQKILVDDVRLLPLWQGKLYVAAGEDIGGGERALDPQTVMQMWELYRKASW; from the coding sequence GTGTTCTACCGGGCCAGGCTGCAGGCCGCTGCAGCCCTTGCTTCCCTTTCTCTGCTGGCCGGCTGCGGTCTGTTGTCCGACAGCGGATCGGAAGCGGATCAGAAGATAGTCGTCGGTACCACGAGTGAGCCCTCCACTCTCGATCCGGCGGCGGCGTGGGACAACTCCTGGGAGCTGATGCGCAATGTCTTCCAGACCCTGGTGAGTTTCCCCACCGGCAGTACGAGCCCCGAGCCCGACGCCGCGGAGTCCTGCACATTCACCGACCGGACCAGTACGGCCTACCGCTGCACCGTCAAGAAGGGGCTGAAGTTCTCCAACGGGGACAAGCTCGACGCCGAGGCCGTGAAGTACTCCATCGACCGGATCCTGACCATCAAGGTCAAGGGCGGCCCGGTCGGCCTGCTCGGCTCGCTCGACCGGGTCGAGACCGTGGGTGACGACAAGGTCGTCTTCCACCTCAACAAGCCGGACGCCACCTTCCCGTTCGTCCTGGCCACCCCCGCGATGTCTCTGGTGGCGCCCAGCGACTATCCGAAGGACCGGGTCCGCACGGACGGCAAGGTCACCGGATCCGGCCCCTACCTCCTGGACACGTACGTGCCGGGGGACAGGGCCGAGCTGGTGAAGAACCAGAACTACAAGGGCTTCGCCAACCGCAAGAACAATGCCGTGACCATCCGGTATTTCAAGGGGTCCGCCCCCATGGTCGACGCGCTGCAGAAGGACGAGATCGACGCCACGTACCGCGGCCTCACCGCCGAGGAGGTCGTCAAGCTCGAGGACAACAAGGACAAGAACAGCAAGCTGCAGCTCATCGAGACCGTCGGCGCCGACATCCGCTTCCTGGTCTTCAACCCCGAGGACCCGGCCGCCGGGAACCCTGCCGTCCGGCGGGCCATCGCCCAGCTCGTGGACCGGGACGCCTTGGTGGCCAAGGTGTACCAGGGCACTGCCGAGCCGCTGTACTCCATGGTGCCCAAGGGCATCGCGGGCCACACCACCAGCTTCTTCGACAGCTTCGGTGACCCGGACCAGGAGAAGGCCAAGCAGATCCTCGTCAAGGCGGGCATCACCGAGCCCGTCGCGATGACGTTCTGGTTCACCACCGACCGGTACGGCTCCTCGACGGCCCCCGAGTTCGATGAGCTGAAGCGGCAGCTGGAGGCCTCCGGGCTGTTCAGGGTCACGCTGAAGAGCGCGCCGTGGAAGACCTTCCAGGCGGGTTTCACCAAGGGCGACTACCCGGTCTTCGGCCGCGGCTGGTTCCCGGACTTCCCGGACCCGGACAACTTCATCGCCCCCTTCGTGGGCAAGGACACCGTCACCGGTATGCCGTACGTGAAGAACGAGATCACCCAGCATCTGCTGCCGCAGAGCCGCCAGGAGAGCGACCGGGGTGCGGTCAGCAAGGAGTTCGAGCGGGCCCAGAAGATCCTGGTCGACGACGTCCGGCTGCTGCCGCTGTGGCAGGGCAAGCTGTACGTGGCGGCGGGCGAGGACATCGGCGGCGGCGAGCGCGCCCTGGACCCGCAGACGGTCATGCAGATGTGGGAGTTGTACCGCAAGGCCAGCTGGTAG